CCTACCGCTTCGCGAACGTCACGCCCGGCAACTACGTGCTGACCATCGTTTCGAGCGACGTTCCCACGCACCATCAGCGCGTGGTCGTCCGCGGTAAGACCACCGTCGTCAATATCTCGGCCTGCAGCACGACCCTCGACTATTCGTGCGCGGGATCCGGCCCCGGGATGTAGCGGTTGGGCTACGGGGTATGGCCGGCGTGGCCGCGTAGGCGGAACGCCAGCCCGATCATCAGCACGCCGAATACCATCG
The genomic region above belongs to Candidatus Dormiibacterota bacterium and contains:
- a CDS encoding carboxypeptidase regulatory-like domain-containing protein is translated as MQTRTLTTLAVFALAVLVGHITDATTGQPMPGITVTLSGAKARATKSGAAGAYRFANVTPGNYVLTIVSSDVPTHHQRVVVRGKTTVVNISACSTTLDYSCAGSGPGM